CTCAAGCAACCAGTGTGGTGGCTATTGGTGATGCAATGGGTTGGCCAAGCCaccgaggccaggctggatgtgcaTCCTATAAAGAGGATGTGGGGGAAGGTTTGGAAGGCTCCATGGGTGGGCGCAAAAGTGGGAATTaatgtggcagcagctccttgtgccATGGGCTGCTCCACATCCTCTGCCTGGTGCCAGGGTCTTGCCACCAGGACAGGAAGGATGGAGCAGTCCTGGAACTGCGCCTCATCCCtctggcttttccttccctggcacagggttcCCCTACGAGAAGGTGGTGCAGCGGGTGCTGTACCTCCAGGTCCTGGATTACGACCGCTTCAGCCGCAATGATCCCATCGGAGAGGTGTCCATCCCGCTCAACAAGGTGGACCTGACCCAGATGCAGACTTTCTGGAAGGACCTGAAGCCCTGCAGTGATGGCAGTGTAAGGCCCTGGACCCCTCCCATCCCCCTGGGGAGGGCAGGTGaccccctgtccctgcagagtCCCAACAGGACCACCCCGATCACAATAGggacattttctgtttcaatatCTGACGGAGATTTTTGTCTTCTCAGATTTTATATTAAGTAGCCCAAAGTCTCATTTTGGGTCAAACCAGACTGTTTCAGGTGGACctaaaatgaaagttttctccttctcctgcctccaGCAAGACCAGAAAAAGTCCCACAGGGTGTGGCCCTGTTTCCTCCTGCCCTGATTTTCCGTGCTTTCCCAAACCCCACCCTTGGGCTGCTCCAGTGGGGGGGTCCCATGCCAGCACCCCGCTCCCACAGAGGAGCTCTGGGGGGCGTGGGTGTCCTCAGGGAACGCATGTGTCCCGCAGGGAAGCcgtggggagctgctgctgtcgCTGTGCTACAATCCCTCGGCCAATTCCATCGTGGTGAACATCATCAAGGCACGGAACCTCAAAGCCATGGACATCGGGGGCACCTCAGGTACGGCACCGGCTGCCCCCATCCCGGGTGGCATTCCCTGGCTCCCATCTGGGGCTGAGAGCGGCTCCTCTCCCGCCAGATCCCTACGTGAAGGTGTGGCTGATGTACAAGGACAAGCGGGTGGAGAAGAAGAAGACGGTGGTGATGAAGCGGTGCCTGAACCCTGTCTTCAACGAGTCCTTCGCCTTCGACATCCCCACGGAGCGGCTGCGCGAGACCACCATCGTCATCACCGTCATGGACAAGGACAGGCTGAGCCGCAATGACGTCATCGGCAAGGTGGGTGACACACCCGGGGGACTCCGAGGTGGGAactggggacagccaggcccGGGGCTGCCAATGTCTGGTGCCATCTCCAGTGTGGAGAGCGGTGGGGACCCCTCGTGCTGGGTGTCACATCCACAAAAGGGCCGGAGTTCTCCCAGAAAAGCAGGGATAGGGCATGGGGAGCCACACCGGGATGGATCCCACCCCATGGATTACTCCCGGGGACAGGAGTGGCGGAATTATCCATGAAATCATCATTAGCACAAAGATGACAAAGGAGCAACATAATCTCCGCCCGCGATCCCCAAACGCTGCGCTGGGACCGGGAAAACGCAGCAGTTGAGATAAATCCATTAAATAAATCCCCGGATCAGCGCCGATGGGCTGCCGGGCAGGGGCGGAGGTGGCAGCGTCCCCAGTGTGGACACATCCAAGAGCCCGGATTCCAGGCATGGACAGGCAGTGTCCATGATATCCCGCTCTCTGTTAAAACCCTGCCATGGCCTGAGGCTCGCTAATCACTTTTGATCGCATAATTAGCAGCGCGCTCTGTTCCATCCCGGCTCTCCGGCGATGATCCGCGGAGCCGGAGCGGTGGCACCGGCTCCcggaggtggcagcagcagcagcgagagCTGGCACACGCGCTTTTCCACGGCGCCATATGGAAAATCGAGGGATAAAAATAGCCCGGCTCCGCGCCAAGCCCGGAAAAGCGGGGCTGGAGCAGTTTGGGGGTGAAGGCATCAGCACCGAGCGGCGGGTCGGGGGATGGAGCGGCCGTGGCGGCTCCAGGGATGCGTTTCCCGCAGATTTACCTGTCCTGGAAGAGCGGTCCCGGCGAGGTGAAGCACTGGAAGGACATGATCGCCCGCCCGCGGCAGGCAGTGGCACAGTGGCACCAGCTGAAGGCCTGAGCGCCCCCGGTCCGCGGGCTCGGGGtcccccttcccagctcccagccccttcccgCGGCGCTCCCGGCCAGGGACCGGCGGGACAGCGGCCTGGCTCACGGGAACCCTGCGGGAGGACGGGGACGGAGCCCCCCCGACCCCCCGCGTTCGCCTCTCCCTGGGGTGTGGGGGGTGCGGAGCCGCCCCCCACCCCGGCCGAGGAGGTGCCAGAAGCGATGTCCCCCCCATCCCTATTCCCACCACCGGGCAGGACTTCTGCGAGTGCTTCCAGCCCCGCTCCCGGAGCCCCTCGGCCCCTCCCCGGCCTCCCCCCCCCCATTTCAGGGGGTCAGGCTGCAGGTGCAAGAGGGACCCTCCGCCCTCCCCGTTCAGCTCCATAAAACCTCTCGGAGCCGCCAGCGGAGCCACGGAGCCCCCCCTGCCCCGCCCCGTCCCCACCGCGCCCCCCTGGAGCCtcccggggcgggcgggggaCACCGAGGGGAGGGGACGGCCCCTTTTCCTGGGATCGGAAGCCATGACACAGTTCCTTATCCAAAGCGGGCTCCTCCGTGCACTGCCTTCAGCCGGGTTCGATGCTTTACCTCCGTCTTGGGTCTCGGCGGGAGCGGGGGGTCCCTAAGGCGGGCCCCCATCCCGGGCTCGAAGGGGCCCCTCGGGGGAATGCGGAGCTCCACAGGGTCCCCTTCCAGCCGGGGCTGCTCCGGGAGCCCCGTGCCCACCCCTGGGGATAAAGGGTAGAGCGAGCGCTGTTGTCCCCATCGAGGGCAGGTGACATTCCCTGGGCTGGTGGCATTCCTTGGGACGGCCAGCCTGGCAGGatcagtgccagcagcagcatccccacGGAGCCCTGGGATGCACATGCCAGAGCCCTTCCCGCTCCCTGGGACCCCCAAAAACAGGGATAGACCCACCTGGGAGCCCCACAGGGGTGACAACGGGGTCGGTGGTGGCTCTCCGGGCAGACGCCAGATCATCCTCAGTCTTCCTGCTCCCCCCGTGGCACCTttggctcccagcagctcccacagccccaaTTTAGACGATTTTGGACAATCTGGAGAGAAGTCATAATACTGCTATTACAGTAATAACAACGCTTTTAGGgacatttgtatttttgtcatattctctctttttttaacataaaagaAGAGACTTACATGCCTGGGGAAGGggtggcagggccagggctgtgccaagCCGGGTGCCCCCCGTGGCCCTTTGGGCAccctgcttttccaggctggattcCTCGTCCGCGGTCGGGCTCCCCGGGGGTTTGTGTGTTCATTTTTAACTCTAGAGCTCGTAGCCGTGATCTTGTTCAGGTTCTCTCTTCTTCATGTGACGGTAACATCCAACTGGtgtgtaaaatacagaaaaacagaaaaaaatttctttctctcagtgGGAGACTGAGGTCCATGNNNNNNNNNNNNNNNNNNNNNNNNNNNNNNNNNNNNNNNNNNNNNNNNNNNNNNNNNNNNNNNNNNNNNNNNNNNNNNNNNNNNNNNNNNNNNNNNAAAAAAATCCACTAAAgagcccggcccagcccggctGGGGAGCGGCTGGAGCGGGGGGTGCCCGGCTGGCGATGCCAAGGATGGGGCGCGTGGGTCGGGGCGTCTCCTTTGAAGAATCCTATTTTTGGGGAGCGGGGCCCCTCGTTTTCTGgaggcagcccctgctctcAGTAATAAAGGACAGTCAGTAACTGCCAGCGTGAGTCATCTGTGGGATTGGGGGAATGCAGAGGGTGGAtcctggggtgggaatgggggcACCACACCTGGGTGGGAATCCCCCTCCCAGCCTTGTTCCTCCCAACCCTGAGTATCCACCCACTATTATCCCATCCATCACCAAGTATGCCCCCCAAAACTCTGTGATCCTGCTGGGATTTGGATCCCCATGGATGCTTCAGGGACAACAGTGCCCCCCGCAGCCTGCTTGGAGCCAGGTGAGTTCCCATCCCATCCAGCTCCGGGCTGACTTCCTTGCCATGGGATGTGCTGGATAGGGACTGGAATGTGGCTCCAAAAGAAAGGAAGGGGCAGGGAACCATATCCTGTGTCCTGGTGCCATTGCAAAGGCTCTGGTGGCTGTTAAATAATTCACGGTATTCTGGtcttgaataaataaatgaaactcCAAAcgcagggatggcagcagggccaTCCATGTCCTCCCTGCACAGGATACGATCCCTCTGGACCCATTCTTCGGGCCCTGGGATGCAGTGTTGCAGGTGGCAGCAGGGGACAATGCTGTCCCCTTGCCATCTGCACCCCAGTGGAGGGGTGGTGGCTGCTGCCTACCCTcactccagctccagctgatcCAAACCTGGAAATTTTGGCATTCCTAAGCTGCCAATGTCATCGGTGCCACCGatcctggctctgcctgggctcTTACACCAACGCCGGACTCCTTTTATCCTCCCAAATCTTTGAAAGCGCAGCGATCCCGGCGCTCCTGTTGCACGGATCCGCAGCTATTCCCAATCCCGTTGCTTTGTGCTGGCAGGCAGTGGGAGCAGATGGAAATAGCAGCGTGATCCCAGCTGCGGCAAGGCCACAAACCGTCGCACGCGGGGCCGGGAGAGGAGGCAGGGATATATATAGGGACAGACGTATGGATGATGCACTGCCGGGAGCGGGGACTCGCCGGTGCCAGCGGCCCCAAAATACTTGAGCGGAGCCGGAATCTGTCAGATTCCCACTGACTGCGGCAGCTCCTGGTCCTGGTGTCACCAGCATCGTCACCGGTGCCTGGATCCCAACCCAGCTCCTTGGGAATAGCTGGGTGGTgggaaaaggctgcagagagggaggaCCCCCCTTTCCCAGATGTCAGAGCTCCTGGATCTGATCCCGGCCATGGGGACAGGCTGGTGGCATCCGGAGCCACCTGCATCCCAGTTCCTGCCGAATGGGTAGGCTGGCAGGGATCTGCATGGAGCTGGTGGCATCAGATCTTGCCTGCAGCAGGGGTTTGGAATGCTGAGGGTCTCTGCCAGGGTCAGAACCCTCAGGATCATGGTTAATTCCTTGCTAATTAGCAGCAGTGTCTTCCCAGATaaagcagcagcaccctggATCGATGGCATGAAAGGCTGGGAGACACCCAGAATTCCAGGAGTGCGTTCCTGGGATGTCACAGGATCCTGGGATGCTCTGCCCTACAGTGAAGGACACCTGGGTGGGAAAAGGGATTGACAGCCTGTACCTATTGGGAAGACTTGATTCCAAGCTCCTGCTAAGCCCCAAATCCTTGAAATTACGCCGGAGGAGCTGGCACCGACAGCTCCTGCACATCCCGCAGCTGAGGAAGCTCTACGTGTCCAAAATAGCCATGGTTCCTGCTGTGGAATAGGAAGTGGAGGGAAAAGCGGGCAGCATCTGCCCTGCCAGTGCTGGAGCGGATGTGGCAGGAGCTCTGGCTGcctcccagccccaaacccaaaTCCATGGCCATTAAAAGCGGATGCATGGTTTGAAACCTCCAGCGAGCTCCAGACCTCAGATCCCCAAGCTTCCCACCACACCAGCTCAGCTTGGAGATGGGCAGAGGGAATCAGGACTCCTTGGATGTCCAAAATAAGAGGAGCTGGTGGTCACACACCAGAATATGTCACTCGGTTTTAGGGGATCCCAAATAACCCCTTCCCTGAGGCTGGTCCCTGCCACTGTTCTCTCACAACAAATTCATTGGATTTGTGCTTTTTATTGCTTGCATTTGGTCCAAGAGGCActtggagagaggaaaaggaaggataaGGTGTCAGCCCTGGATCTGGTGCCCATTTGGGGACAGAGAGGGCCAGGGATGAGACTCCTCTTCCCACAGTGGCAAAATCCTGTCCAGGTTGGAGACAGGCAGTGCTTAGACCCAGGTCTAATTTCCATCAGCTCCTTCCCAAACCTGATGGCCAAGAGGAGCCTGGTGGAAAAttctctcccccagcccagtTTCAGCAGCAGGATTGGGTTCTCAGGGTCTGTGCCTCTGTTCCCAAACCTTCGAGCTCTTCAGGATGACAGGATCCATGGAATGGATGCAACCAGCATTGGTTTTTCCTGTGCTGCCCATTGGGACAGGAGTAAAGGATTTTCAGAGGTGGAGGAGTGGAAACGTCCCCATTCTCACGGGGGGGCAGTGTGGGATCACCCCTCAGGGCAGGGGACTGTATCCCAATCCAAGGCACCCTGGAGTAGGTGGGATGCTCTCAGATGGGATAACCATTGGGATCCATGAGCCCTGCAGATCCAGGACACAAAGCTGCTGTCCCAACTGCATAAGGCTGATCCTCAGACCGTTGGTTTTCCTTTGTGGAGGCTGTGAacttcctcctttcccagccctaGATGGGAATTCCTTGGGAGGCAGGTGGAGGCTCTGCACCCCCTCAGGAGAACAGAGGCTCACAGTTCCTCAGGAGATCCCGTCAAGGCCACAGATTCCCCCTCCCCATACTCCGGCCCATCCTCGGGGGATACCGGGGCAGCCTCGGTgccttcctcatcctcttcctcctggtgctgcagacTCTGCAGCCGCTCCTGCCGCGCTTCCATGTATTCCTGCGCCCCGTCCCCCACCAGCTGCACTTCATCCCCGACACAGGGCGGCTGCCGGACGGGATTGTGGTCGTAGGACAGGAGGCGCAGGGAAGCGAGGCCGGTGAGGTCCGGGAAGCTGGCGATGCGGTTGCGATCCATGTCGAGGACGCGGATGTGATCCATGCGGAGCAGCACGGGCGGGAACTCCTGGAAGCGGTTCCCGTAGAGCCAGAGCCCCCGCAGGCCGGCCATGCGGGGCAGCGCCGCGGGCAGCCGGCACAGCCGGTTGTCCCCCAGCTGGAGGCTGCGCAGCTCcggcagctgcaggagggcgCGGGGGAAGTGCGCCAGGAAGTTTCCCTCTATCCAGAGGCAGCgcaggctctggagctgggcGAAGGAGGCCGGCAGCCACTGCAGTCCGTTGCGGCCCAGGTACAGGTGCGCCAGGTGGGGCAGGTCGCACACGGCCTCGGGCACTTCCATCAGCTCGTTGCCGTCCAGGGCGAGGGTCCGCAGGTGCTGCAGCTCCGCCAGCTCGTCCGGGACCTCCCGCAGCCCCGCGTCGCTCAGGTAGAGCTTCCGCAGCCCCTGCTGAGCCCACAACTCGGCCGGGACCTGCCGGCCCCGCACCTCCAGCCGCTGCTCGACGCCGTCGGGGCCCTCGGCGGCCGCCAGCCGGGCCCCGCGCCCCGAGGAGCCGCCGCTGCCCATCGCTCACCGGGACCGGCACCGGGACCGGCACCGGGacccggcggggcgggcggggcgaCGCCGTGGCCATGGCAACGCTCCGCGGCCAATAGGAGCCCGTGCCACCTGCGCGGAGGCCACGCCCCGTCCCATTCCCGCCCCGCCGTTCCCGCGCCCATTCAGGCCACGCCCACCGAGCCTCATTCATGCCCCGCCCCGCCGTTCCCACGCCTACCCGGCCCCATTCCCGCCCTACCTGTCCCGGTCTGTCTCCAAACCACGCAGGGCCCCCTCGCACCCCAGCATTCCCAACACCTTTTCCAGCAACCTGGCATCAGCGTCCTCACCCTGAACTGCGTGTGGGGCCCTAAATTGAGTGCggtgtccctgggctgggtgggaaTCCCTAAACCGGCAGGAGGGGCTCTCCGAGCTGTGCGTGGATGCCTTAACTGGGTGAGGGTCCTAAAACCGGTGGGGAGTCCCTCTGTGATTCCTCACATCCCCTGGGACCCTGCAGGAAGCCACTGCTTGGGGCACAGATGCCCTTCCCCATGGCCAGGGAAGATATGGATGAAGCCTCTCCAAATGCCCCCACTGCCATGCATGGCTGCCCATGCTGAGGGGTCCttcctcctcatcatcctcctgcttcccaccaTAGCCCTGCCTGGATTTTCCTGCCGCAAATAAGCTGTGTCATCCCAAAGCCGGCTCGGAAAGCTGGAAAGCCGGGCTCGTACAGCCCTCCAGTGGCAGCTGGCCAGGTAACAccccccccctccccgccccTTCCCTGACCACCCAAAACCCTCCTGCCAGCCTCTGGGATGCAGGAAACACCCAAA
This sequence is a window from Parus major isolate Abel chromosome 5, Parus_major1.1, whole genome shotgun sequence. Protein-coding genes within it:
- the LRRC10B gene encoding leucine-rich repeat-containing protein 10B, with protein sequence MGSGGSSGRGARLAAAEGPDGVEQRLEVRGRQVPAELWAQQGLRKLYLSDAGLREVPDELAELQHLRTLALDGNELMEVPEAVCDLPHLAHLYLGRNGLQWLPASFAQLQSLRCLWIEGNFLAHFPRALLQLPELRSLQLGDNRLCRLPAALPRMAGLRGLWLYGNRFQEFPPVLLRMDHIRVLDMDRNRIASFPDLTGLASLRLLSYDHNPVRQPPCVGDEVQLVGDGAQEYMEARQERLQSLQHQEEEDEEGTEAAPVSPEDGPEYGEGESVALTGSPEEL